In Salmonella enterica subsp. enterica serovar Typhimurium str. LT2, a single window of DNA contains:
- a CDS encoding putative cytoplasmic protein, with amino-acid sequence MSEDYVIEWDKNFADDLNVVANVFLSHNPTLWPTIFSQLSTQPEIFEDEDEDEYGLQDVLDCSGGDLGNNELAQAFLQVLRGEGFIHLVDWKGEDEEGELANFAADRFYELTKNLTDSEELRNLLVEITQEDEISDVCEAGDRYLDEIFERIQTELNKRGFQIFDLNEGSDTYNVVVLPMSEYKKIEDFNTPWLEVQDFLS; translated from the coding sequence ATGTCAGAAGATTATGTAATTGAATGGGATAAGAATTTTGCAGACGACCTCAACGTCGTCGCCAACGTTTTTTTATCACACAACCCAACCTTATGGCCCACTATTTTCTCTCAACTTTCGACGCAACCTGAAATCTTTGAAGACGAAGATGAAGACGAATATGGGTTGCAGGACGTCCTGGATTGTAGCGGTGGCGATCTCGGAAATAACGAGCTGGCACAGGCATTTTTACAAGTTCTACGCGGCGAAGGATTTATTCACCTCGTTGACTGGAAAGGTGAAGATGAAGAAGGCGAACTGGCTAATTTTGCCGCAGATCGCTTTTATGAACTCACAAAAAACCTGACGGATTCTGAGGAATTAAGAAATCTTCTTGTCGAAATAACCCAAGAGGATGAAATCTCCGATGTCTGTGAAGCCGGGGACCGTTACCTTGACGAGATCTTTGAACGCATCCAGACCGAACTCAATAAGAGGGGCTTCCAGATTTTTGATCTGAATGAAGGATCTGACACCTATAATGTGGTCGTTCTGCCAATGAGCGAATATAAAAAAATAGAGGACTTCAACACGCCGTGGCTGGAAGTGCAGGATTTTTTAAGCTAA
- the grpE gene encoding molecular chaparone (heat shock protein; similar to E. coli phage lambda replication; host DNA synthesis; heat shock protein; protein repair (AAC75663.1); Blastp hit to AAC75663.1 (197 aa), 92% identity in aa 1 - 196): protein MSSKEQKTPEGQAPEEIIMDQHEEVEAVEPNDSAEQVDPRDEKIANLEVQLAEAQTRERDTVLRIKAEMENLRRRTEQDIEKAHKFALEKFVNELLPVIDSLDRALEVADKANPDMAAMVEGIELTLKSMLDVVRKFGVEVIAETNVPLDPNVHQAIAMVESEEVPAGNVLGIMQKGYTLNGRTIRAAMVTVAKAK from the coding sequence ATGAGTAGTAAAGAACAGAAAACGCCTGAGGGGCAAGCCCCGGAAGAAATTATCATGGATCAGCACGAAGAGGTTGAGGCAGTTGAACCAAACGATTCTGCTGAGCAGGTGGATCCGCGCGATGAAAAAATTGCGAATCTGGAAGTTCAGCTTGCAGAAGCCCAGACTCGCGAACGCGACACCGTGTTGCGCATCAAAGCGGAAATGGAAAACCTGCGCCGTCGTACTGAACAGGATATCGAAAAAGCGCATAAATTCGCTCTCGAGAAGTTCGTCAACGAATTGCTGCCGGTCATCGATAGCCTGGATCGCGCGCTGGAAGTCGCAGACAAAGCCAATCCGGATATGGCGGCAATGGTCGAAGGGATTGAGCTGACGCTGAAGTCTATGCTGGATGTGGTGCGTAAATTCGGCGTGGAAGTGATTGCTGAGACCAACGTGCCGCTGGACCCGAACGTGCATCAGGCGATTGCGATGGTGGAGTCGGAAGAGGTTCCGGCAGGCAATGTGCTGGGTATTATGCAGAAAGGCTATACGCTGAACGGTCGTACCATTCGCGCGGCGATGGTGACTGTAGCGAAGGCGAAGTAA
- a CDS encoding putative cytoplasmic protein, translated as MCRECGGMTRMPHNADTLEMIIHFSEVLVAKIDDNVSTSLETLNLIPIISEVSEMNAKKTRRNS; from the coding sequence ATGTGTCGTGAGTGCGGTGGGATGACGCGGATGCCCCACAATGCCGATACACTTGAAATGATTATTCATTTTTCTGAGGTCCTTGTAGCGAAGATTGATGACAATGTGAGTACTTCCCTTGAAACCCTGAATCTGATCCCCATAATAAGCGAAGTTAGCGAGATGAATGCGAAAAAAACGCGGAGAAATTCATGA
- the yfjB gene encoding putative kinase (similar to E. coli orf, hypothetical protein (AAC75664.1); Blastp hit to AAC75664.1 (292 aa), 96% identity in aa 1 - 292), with translation MNNHFKCIGIVGHPRHPTALTTHEMLYRWLCDQGYEVIVEQQIAHELQLKNVPTGTLAEIGQQADLAVVVGGDGNMLGAARTLARYDINVIGINRGNLGFLTDLDPDNALQQLSDVLEGRYISEKRFLLEAQVCQQDRQKRISTAINEVVLHPGKVAHMIEFEVYIDETFAFSQRSDGLIISTPTGSTAYSLSAGGPILTPSLDAITLVPMFPHTLSARPLVINSSSTIRLRFSHRRSDLEISCDSQIALPIQEGEDVLIRRCDYHLNLIHPKDYSYFNTLSTKLGWSKKLF, from the coding sequence ATGAATAATCATTTCAAGTGTATCGGCATTGTGGGGCATCCGCGTCATCCCACCGCACTCACGACACATGAAATGCTCTACCGTTGGCTATGCGATCAGGGTTATGAGGTCATTGTGGAGCAACAAATCGCCCACGAATTACAGCTAAAAAATGTGCCAACCGGCACGCTGGCGGAAATTGGTCAACAGGCGGATCTGGCGGTAGTTGTGGGCGGCGACGGCAATATGCTTGGCGCAGCGCGTACGCTGGCGCGTTATGACATCAATGTGATTGGCATTAACCGCGGTAATCTTGGCTTCCTGACCGATCTCGATCCGGACAACGCCCTGCAACAATTATCTGATGTGCTGGAAGGGCGCTATATCTCCGAAAAACGTTTTCTGCTGGAAGCGCAGGTCTGCCAACAGGACCGCCAGAAGCGTATCAGCACAGCCATTAATGAAGTGGTGCTGCATCCGGGAAAAGTGGCGCATATGATCGAATTCGAGGTTTATATTGATGAAACCTTCGCTTTTTCACAGCGATCTGATGGTCTGATCATTTCTACGCCGACCGGCTCCACCGCCTATTCGCTCTCCGCAGGCGGCCCTATTCTGACCCCTTCACTGGATGCCATCACCCTGGTGCCGATGTTCCCGCATACCTTGTCGGCACGCCCGTTAGTCATTAACAGCAGTAGCACGATTCGTCTGCGTTTTTCGCATCGCCGTAGCGATCTGGAAATTAGCTGCGACAGTCAGATAGCGCTGCCTATTCAGGAAGGAGAAGATGTGCTGATTCGCCGCTGCGACTACCATCTCAACCTGATACATCCCAAAGACTATAGCTATTTCAATACATTAAGCACAAAACTCGGCTGGTCAAAAAAATTATTCTAA
- the recN gene encoding protein used in recombination and DNA repair (similar to E. coli protein used in recombination and DNA repair (AAC75665.1); Blastp hit to AAC75665.1 (553 aa), 91% identity in aa 1 - 553), giving the protein MLAQLTISNFAIVRELEIDFQSGMTVITGETGAGKSIAIDALGLCLGGRAEADMVRTGATRADLCARFALKDTPAALRWLEENQLEEGRECLLRRVISSDGRSRGFINGTAVPLSQLRELGQLLIQIHGQHAHQQLTKPEQQKSLLDSYANEAALAQQMAARYQLWHQSCRDLAHHQQQSQERAARAELLQYQLKELNDFNPQAGEFEQIDEEYKRLANSGQLLTTSQNALALLADGEDVNLQSQLYSAKQLVSELVGMDSKLSGILDMLEEATIQLTEASDELRHYCERLDLDPNRLFELEQRIAKQISLARKHHVSPEALPQLYQSLLEEQQQLDDQADSLETLTLAVNKHHQQALETAQALHQQRQFYAQELGQLITESMHLLSMPHGLFTIDVKFDEHHLSNDGADRVEFKVTTNPGQPLQPIAKVASGGELSRIALAIQVITARKMETPALIFDEVDVGISGPTAAVVGKLLRQLGESTQVMCVTHLPQVAGCGHQHFFVSKETDGAMTETHMQPLDKRARLQELARLLGGSEVTRNTLANAKELLAA; this is encoded by the coding sequence ATGTTGGCGCAACTGACCATCAGCAATTTTGCTATCGTTCGTGAGCTTGAGATCGATTTTCAGAGCGGAATGACCGTCATTACTGGTGAAACCGGCGCGGGTAAATCTATTGCGATTGATGCCCTGGGTCTGTGTCTGGGCGGTCGCGCTGAGGCCGATATGGTCCGTACCGGAGCGACCCGCGCCGATTTGTGTGCCCGCTTTGCGCTGAAAGACACGCCTGCGGCATTGCGCTGGCTGGAAGAAAACCAGCTTGAAGAAGGTCGCGAATGCTTACTTCGCCGCGTTATCAGCAGCGATGGCCGCTCACGGGGCTTTATTAACGGCACCGCTGTGCCCCTGTCTCAATTGCGCGAGCTCGGTCAGTTGCTGATTCAAATTCACGGCCAACATGCGCACCAGCAGCTTACCAAACCCGAACAGCAAAAATCGCTGCTGGATAGCTATGCCAACGAAGCCGCTTTAGCGCAGCAGATGGCTGCTCGCTACCAATTATGGCATCAAAGCTGCCGCGATCTCGCCCATCACCAGCAACAAAGCCAGGAACGCGCCGCGCGCGCGGAACTGCTGCAATATCAGTTAAAAGAGTTGAACGACTTTAATCCGCAGGCCGGCGAATTCGAGCAAATTGACGAAGAGTACAAACGGCTGGCCAACAGCGGGCAGTTGCTTACGACCAGCCAGAACGCTCTGGCGCTACTCGCGGACGGCGAAGACGTTAACCTGCAAAGCCAGTTATATAGCGCAAAACAACTGGTTAGCGAGCTGGTAGGTATGGACAGCAAGCTTTCCGGCATCCTGGATATGCTGGAAGAAGCCACTATCCAACTCACCGAAGCCAGCGATGAATTACGCCACTATTGCGAGCGTCTGGATTTAGACCCCAATCGCCTGTTTGAGCTTGAACAGCGCATCGCTAAACAAATTTCGCTGGCGCGAAAACATCACGTCAGCCCGGAAGCGCTGCCGCAGCTTTATCAGTCACTGCTCGAAGAACAGCAGCAGCTCGACGATCAGGCCGATTCGCTGGAAACGCTAACGCTGGCGGTTAATAAGCATCACCAACAAGCGCTGGAAACGGCGCAAGCGCTGCATCAACAGCGTCAGTTTTACGCCCAGGAGCTGGGGCAGTTGATCACTGAAAGTATGCATTTACTTTCGATGCCGCACGGTCTGTTTACTATCGACGTGAAATTTGATGAGCATCATCTGAGCAACGACGGCGCCGATCGCGTGGAGTTTAAAGTGACGACAAACCCAGGTCAGCCGCTGCAGCCTATCGCTAAAGTCGCGTCTGGCGGTGAACTGTCGCGCATTGCGCTGGCTATTCAGGTGATTACCGCGCGCAAAATGGAAACGCCAGCGCTGATTTTTGACGAGGTCGATGTTGGCATCAGCGGCCCAACCGCCGCCGTGGTCGGTAAACTCCTGCGTCAGCTTGGCGAATCCACTCAGGTGATGTGCGTCACTCACCTGCCACAGGTAGCCGGGTGCGGTCACCAGCACTTCTTTGTCAGTAAAGAAACAGACGGGGCAATGACCGAAACCCATATGCAACCTTTGGATAAACGTGCGCGTTTACAGGAACTGGCCCGCCTGTTGGGAGGAAGTGAAGTTACGCGTAATACGCTGGCAAACGCAAAAGAACTGCTGGCGGCGTAA
- the smpA gene encoding small membrane protein A (similar to E. coli small membrane protein A (AAC75666.1); Blastp hit to AAC75666.1 (50 aa), 93% identity in aa 1 - 48) — MRCKTLTAAAAVLLMLTAGCSTLERVVYRPDINQGNYLTPTDVAKVRVGMTQQQVAYALGTPMMTDPFGTNTWFYVFRQQPGHENVTQQTLTLTFNSSGVLTNIDNKPALTK, encoded by the coding sequence ATGCGCTGTAAAACGCTGACTGCTGCCGCAGCAGTACTCCTGATGTTGACCGCAGGCTGTTCCACTCTGGAGCGAGTGGTTTACCGACCTGACATCAATCAGGGGAACTATCTTACACCTACGGATGTCGCCAAAGTGCGTGTTGGTATGACGCAACAACAGGTTGCGTATGCTTTAGGCACGCCGATGATGACCGATCCTTTTGGTACGAACACCTGGTTTTATGTCTTCCGCCAGCAGCCAGGACATGAGAACGTGACGCAGCAGACTCTGACGCTCACCTTTAACAGCAGCGGCGTGTTAACCAATATTGATAACAAACCGGCGTTGACGAAGTAA
- the yfjF gene encoding putative cytoplasmic protein (similar to E. coli orf, hypothetical protein (AAC75667.1); Blastp hit to AAC75667.1 (102 aa), 87% identity in aa 7 - 102) yields MPDKLVVEVAYALPEKQYLQRVTLEEGATVEEAIRASGLLELRTDIDLAKNKVGIYSRPVKLTDTVQDGDRVEIYRPLIADPKALRRQRAEKSAGR; encoded by the coding sequence GTGCCGGATAAACTTGTGGTTGAAGTGGCTTATGCGCTGCCGGAAAAGCAGTATTTGCAGCGCGTAACGCTGGAGGAGGGCGCGACGGTCGAAGAGGCGATTCGCGCTTCCGGCTTGCTGGAATTGCGCACGGATATCGATCTGGCGAAAAATAAAGTAGGTATCTACAGTCGTCCGGTAAAACTCACCGATACGGTGCAGGATGGCGATCGGGTTGAAATTTACCGTCCCTTAATCGCCGATCCAAAAGCATTACGCCGCCAGCGCGCCGAAAAATCGGCTGGTAGATAA
- the yfjG gene encoding putative oligoketide cyclase/lipid transport protein (similar to E. coli orf, hypothetical protein (AAC75668.1); Blastp hit to AAC75668.1 (158 aa), 88% identity in aa 1 - 157), translating to MVLFTRFMLMGIAMPQISRTALVPYSAEQMYQLVNDVQSYPQFLPGCVGSRVLESSPAQMTAAVDVSKAGISKTFTTRNQLTRNQSILMHLVDGPFKKLIGGWKFTPLSPEACRIEFQLDFEFTNKLIELAFGRIFKELASNMVQAFTVRAKEVYRAG from the coding sequence AGATTAGTCGGACTGCTTTAGTCCCCTACAGTGCGGAACAGATGTATCAGTTAGTGAATGACGTGCAATCGTATCCCCAGTTTTTGCCTGGGTGTGTTGGTAGTCGCGTCCTGGAGTCATCGCCAGCACAGATGACGGCGGCTGTTGACGTGTCGAAGGCGGGTATCAGCAAGACGTTTACGACGCGTAATCAGCTAACGCGTAACCAGAGCATTCTGATGCATCTGGTGGATGGCCCCTTTAAAAAGCTGATCGGCGGCTGGAAATTTACCCCGCTCAGCCCCGAGGCGTGCCGTATTGAGTTTCAGCTTGATTTTGAGTTTACCAATAAACTCATTGAGCTGGCGTTTGGTCGTATATTCAAAGAGTTAGCGTCCAACATGGTGCAGGCGTTTACGGTTCGCGCCAAAGAGGTTTACCGTGCCGGATAA